One uncultured Carboxylicivirga sp. genomic window, AAGTAAATATTTCTTCTCCTCCTTCATGTGCATACAAACTAACACCAGCATTAGACAAGGCAAAAACCGGCAACACAAAAAGTCCGATAAAACCATGAAACTGATGTTCAAGCCTTTGCAACGGACTTTGCACTTTACTTACATTGTATTCAACAGCGTTAATGGCATATAATTGATCAGAACTAAGAATCAAAGGATTATCATTTCTGGTTCTTTCAAACTTATCTATTCCTTTTTTAATCCTTGAAATAAAATCATCTTCAGTAACTTTTGGTCTGGCTGGTATGGTAAATGCAATTAATACACCGGCTATCGTACAGTGAATGCCTGAACCAGGTCCGTCAACTCCTGACATCAAGAAGAAATACCAAATTACAAATCCCACAAAAGTATATAACCTCAAGTCCTGAATTTGTTTATAATTGGCGATAATCAGGATCAAAAGTAAACCACCTGCAATCAATAAATTCATCCAGTTTAGATCACCTCCATAAAAAAACGCTATTACCAGCACAGCGCCTAAGTCATCAACTATTGCCAGGGCAGTTAGAAAAACTTTTAAGGCCAGAGGAACCCTTTTACCAAGCATTGCCAGTACACCAAGTGAAAAAGCAATATCAGTAGCCATTGGAATACCCCAGCCATCACCCATTCGTCCTTCAAAACCAAAAGATATGTATAAAATAATAGGTACTACCATACCACCGATTGCAGCGAATATGGGCAATGAAGCTTGTTTAAATGAGCTTAGTTCACCGGCTATAAATTCACGTTTTATTTCCAATCCTACTACGAAAAAGAAAATGGCCATTAAGCCATCATTAACCCAGTGTTGAAGTCCT contains:
- the nhaA gene encoding Na+/H+ antiporter NhaA — encoded protein: MTNRNSKLKTNNPFEEFISFFTSGSAMLIFATFVAVFWANINHEGYEHFWHSLFTIESGIFDIKLGLQHWVNDGLMAIFFFVVGLEIKREFIAGELSSFKQASLPIFAAIGGMVVPIILYISFGFEGRMGDGWGIPMATDIAFSLGVLAMLGKRVPLALKVFLTALAIVDDLGAVLVIAFFYGGDLNWMNLLIAGGLLLILIIANYKQIQDLRLYTFVGFVIWYFFLMSGVDGPGSGIHCTIAGVLIAFTIPARPKVTEDDFISRIKKGIDKFERTRNDNPLILSSDQLYAINAVEYNVSKVQSPLQRLEHQFHGFIGLFVLPVFALSNAGVSLYAHEGGEEIFTSLSLAIAFSLVFGKAIGITFFSWLAVRFGFAIKPKSSSWLSFLGLALLGGIGFTMSIFIASLGFKDSPELLNQAKIGIFVGSIIAGVAGYIILKFSLKKDEEKSLKE